The following are from one region of the Odontesthes bonariensis isolate fOdoBon6 chromosome 16, fOdoBon6.hap1, whole genome shotgun sequence genome:
- the zfpl1 gene encoding zinc finger protein-like 1 has product MGLCKCPKRKVTNLFCFEHRVNVCEHCLVSNHNKCIVQSYLQWLQDSDYNPNCTLCNNPLASQDTVRLVCYDVFHWACLNNLASRLPLHTAPAGYQCPTCQGPVFPPSNLASPVADVLKEQLSSVNWARAGLGLPLIEEPVGVLEETTANDVTDYRDWSTFDAQEQSNAYSSHSYNASISTPPVSPPTQEDHGGLHKNGEPNIQEHTVINFTTANTCDTITMHTASSPRKIYDTRDVAHGSVTQIDFDDDKYRRRPALSWFAQILKNRTGGKRTTLSWKQRVFVLLLLGVLGFFTLIIIMAKLGRASAGSDPNLDPLLNPNIRVGKN; this is encoded by the exons ATGGGTCTCTGCAAGTGTCCGAAGAGAAAGGTGACCAATTTATTCTGCTTCGAACATCGCGTGAACGTGTGCGAACATTGCCTCGTCTCCAACCACAACAAG TGTATCGTGCAGTCTTATCTGCAATGGCTTCAGGACAGCGATTACAACCCCAACTGTACTCTGTGCAATAATCCACTGGCATCACAAGACACAGTCAGACTGGTCTGCTATG ATGTGTTTCACTGGGCATGTCTGAATAACTTGGCATCTCGGCTGCCGCTCCATACGGCCCCAGCAGGGTACCAGTGTCCCACCTGTCAGGGTCCAGTTTTCCCCCCTTCCAATCTGGCCAGCCCAGTTGCTGATGTGCTGAAAGAGCAGCTGTCATCTGTTAACTGGGCTCGAGCCGGTTTAGGGTTGCCACTG ATTGAAGAACCTGTTGGCGTCCTTGAAGAGACGACGGCTAATGATGTCACTGATTACCGAGACTGGTCCACATTTGATG CACAAGAACAGAGCAACGCATACTCCAGTCACTCTTACAACGCCAGCATCAGCACGCCGCCTGTCTCACCTCCAACACAGGAAGACCACGGAGGTCTTCATAAAAATGGGGAACCAAATATCCAGGAGCACACTGTGATCAACTTTACTACTGCCAACACCTGTGACACTATTACAATGCACACAG CATCATCACCGAGAAAAATCTACGACACGCGGGACGTTGCTCACGGCTCCGTCACACAGATTGACTTCGATGACGACAAGTACCGGCGGCGACCAGCGTTAAGTTGGTTTGCACAAATTTTAAA GAACCGCACAGGCGGAAAAAGGACAACTCTGTCCTGGAAACAGCGGGTCTTCGTGCTTCTTTTGCTGGGAGTTCTGGGATTCTTTACATTGATAATCATCATGGCTAAACTTGGACGTGCCTCAGCTGGCTCAGACCCGAATTTAGATCCTCTTCTTAACCCTAACATCCGTGTGGGGAAAAACTGA